A stretch of Triticum aestivum cultivar Chinese Spring chromosome 1D, IWGSC CS RefSeq v2.1, whole genome shotgun sequence DNA encodes these proteins:
- the LOC123182867 gene encoding pre-rRNA 2'-O-ribose RNA methyltransferase, whose product MGKAKGKQRQDEFYHLAKEQGYRSRAAFKLQQLDDRFRFLPAARAVLDLCAAPGGWMQVAVARAPAGAFVVGVDLVPIRPIRGAHSLTEDITTTKCRSAVRRLMDSKGVATFDVVLHDGSPNVGGAWAQEATAQSALVIDAVRLATMFLAPKGAFITKVFRSQDYSAIMFCLKQLFDKVEVTKPRASRGTSAEIYIICLKYKAPAKIQPELLDIKHLFSVDPEKSMPTDVLDPKSAKKRTRGGYAPGVTVLEKVGLASDFIWSEVQKPRDFLGSFTKISFDDPASLPIKNHELTTDEVKYLCEDLQVLDKNSFKHILKWRTRIRKALPSSSQVTPKVKDDVQLLQEMEEMDSDEEHQLEEMLDEAYERYVTKKVGKVKQEHKRAKQINPDADADLLEGGEDDGGNDGIDQGSDKDQDQETKPLLLCLDTEKPAEEQDVKAVVQSEYVHRSRKKGKGGKGGAKGGKG is encoded by the coding sequence atgggcaaGGCGAAGGGAAAGCAGCGGCAGGACGAGTTCTACCACCTCGCCAAGGAGCAGGGGTACCGGAGCCGCGCGGCCTTCAAGCTGCAGCAGCTCGACGACCGCTTCCGGTTCCTCCCGGCGGCGCGCGCCGTGCTTGACCTCTGCGCGGCGCCGGGGGGCTGGATGCAGgtggccgtcgcccgcgcccccgccggcgccttcgtcgtcggcgtcgaccTCGTGCCCATCCGCCCCATCCGCGGCGCGCACTCCCTCACGGAGGACATCACCACCACCAAGTGCCGCTCCGCCGTGCGGAGGCTCATGGACTCCAAGGGGGTCGCCACCTTTGACGTCGTCCTCCACGACGGCTCGCCCAACGTCGGCGGCGCGTGGGCGCAGGAGGCCACCGCGCAGTCCGCGCTCGTCATCGACGCCGTTCGCCTGGCCACCATGTTCCTCGCCCCCAAGGGCGCCTTCATTACCAAGGTCTTCAGGTCTCAGGATTACAGCGCCATCATGTTCTGCCTGAAGCAGCTGTTTGATAAGGTCGAGGTGACCAAACCTAGAGCGAGCCGGGGCACATCGGCTGAAATTTACATCATCTGTCTGAAGTACAAAGCCCCTGCAAAGATTCAACCAGAGCTTCTTGATATCAAGCACCTGTTCAGTGTGGATCCAGAGAAGAGCATGCCTACGGATGTGCTTGATCCTAAGAGTGCCAAGAAGAGAACCCGTGGCGGGTATGCGCCTGGAGTCACGGTACTGGAGAAAGTTGGTCTGGCATCAGATTTTATATGGTCCGAAGTGCAGAAACCACGGGATTTCCTCGGTTCTTTTACTAAGATTTCATTTGATGATCCTGCATCTCTGCCTATCAAGAACCATGAGCTCACCACAGATGAGGTCAAATACCTTTGTGAGGATTTGCAGGTGCTGGATAAAAATAGCTTCAAGCATATCTTGAAGTGGCGCACACGCATAAGGAAAGCGCTGCCATCATCTTCGCAGGTTACACCAAAGGTCAAAGATGATGTTCAGCTTTTACAAGAAATGGAAGAAATGGATTCGGATGAAGAACACCAACTGGAGGAGATGCTCGATGAAGCTTATGAGCGTTATGTGACAAAAAAGGTTgggaaagtaaaacaagaacacAAACGTGCGAAGCAAATCAATCCTGATGCTGATGCAGATTTGTTAGAGGGAGGTGAAGACGATGGTGGCAACGATGGCATCGATCAAGGTTCTGACAAAGATCAAGATCAAGAGACCAAACCCCTTTTATTATGTCTAGATACAGAGAAGCCAGCGGAAGAGCAGGATGTTAAAGCAGTGGTTCAGTCAGAATATGTTCACAGAAGCAGGAAGAAGGGGAAGGGTGGCAAAGGAGGCGCCAAAGGGGGGAAGGGATGA